In the genome of Methanopyrus kandleri AV19, one region contains:
- the alaS gene encoding alanine--tRNA ligase: MKVDPSEFELEFFEEIGFERKRCPECGEYFWGPPEAEVCNETPCVEYSFIGDPPASVKLDVWEAGEEFFRFFERHDHEVLDRYPVVARWRDDIHLTIASIACFQPWVTSGEVPPPANPLVINQPCIRLNDIDNVGRTGRHFTLFHMGGHHAFNNHPHDRRDIYWKEETVRLCYEFTVEKLGIPEEKIAFKESWWEGGGNAGPCFEVVVDGLELATLVFMQYEQVGGEYRELPQKIVDTGYGIERYAWITTGEPTAYDAVFGDLVDATARDLGVEIDGEAREILGELARVAGLMDVETESDLRVLRNRVARRLDLDVNELVRVAEPVEFVYGILDHARCLAFMLGDGVVPSNAGEGYLARLVIRRALRLLDGLDAEREYLLEVVERVLEDLRGTYPELAEREEYIQDALECEIDRYTRALKRGKKEVRKRLEEKGELSFEDLVELYDSHGIPPEVAREIAEDEGVEVEVPDDFYSRVAERHEGPEEVEEGLEELERIAVEEELPETELAFYDDEKRLEFKAEVIGTYEVNGDAWVVLDRTYFYPEGGGQEADRGTMRWKDGEAEVKDVQKVRGVVFHRIDGDVPPEGAEVECEVDGERRMRLTRNHTATHVILEAARRVLGDHVWQAGAHKSTDEARLDVTHHRRISDEELREIERLANEIVMKDLPVNKRFMDRNEAERRYGFELYQGGVVPGREIRVVEIEGWNVQACAGTHCDSTGEIGPIKIVGRERIQDGVERIRFAAGEAALERIWETEDLLRETCEVLRVNPENLPKTVKRFFEEWKEQRKRIERLERELVEAKLRAAPAEGRRVGDFTVTLVELEDVEVGSVAGTVEELVKEHENLVLVAKIVSNGSCQVVVGSGESAPPAGELMREIGKLIEGGGGGDERLAQGGGRNPDGLTEDRLVEIVEDLAGG; the protein is encoded by the coding sequence ATGAAGGTCGACCCCTCGGAGTTCGAGCTGGAGTTCTTCGAGGAGATCGGGTTCGAGCGTAAGCGCTGTCCCGAGTGCGGCGAGTACTTCTGGGGACCGCCGGAGGCCGAGGTGTGTAACGAGACCCCGTGCGTCGAGTACTCCTTCATCGGCGACCCACCGGCGTCCGTGAAACTGGACGTATGGGAGGCCGGAGAGGAGTTCTTCCGGTTCTTCGAACGGCACGATCACGAGGTCCTCGACCGCTACCCCGTCGTCGCCAGGTGGCGGGACGATATCCACCTGACTATCGCCTCGATAGCCTGCTTCCAACCTTGGGTGACCTCGGGGGAAGTTCCTCCACCCGCCAACCCTCTAGTGATCAACCAGCCCTGTATACGGCTCAACGACATCGACAACGTGGGTAGGACCGGGCGGCACTTCACGCTCTTCCACATGGGAGGCCACCACGCCTTCAACAACCACCCTCACGACCGGAGGGACATCTACTGGAAGGAGGAAACCGTGCGCCTGTGCTACGAGTTCACCGTGGAAAAGCTCGGAATCCCCGAAGAGAAGATCGCGTTCAAGGAGTCGTGGTGGGAGGGCGGCGGTAACGCGGGCCCGTGCTTCGAGGTGGTGGTCGACGGACTCGAGCTCGCGACGCTGGTGTTCATGCAGTACGAACAGGTGGGAGGGGAGTACAGGGAGCTCCCTCAGAAGATCGTCGACACCGGGTACGGTATCGAGCGGTACGCGTGGATAACGACCGGCGAACCCACGGCGTACGACGCGGTCTTCGGAGACCTCGTGGACGCCACGGCCCGCGACCTCGGTGTGGAGATCGACGGGGAGGCCCGTGAGATCCTCGGTGAGCTGGCCAGGGTCGCCGGTCTGATGGACGTCGAGACGGAGTCCGATCTGCGGGTCCTGCGGAATCGCGTGGCCCGGAGACTGGACCTTGACGTGAACGAGCTGGTGCGGGTCGCCGAGCCGGTCGAGTTCGTGTACGGGATCCTGGACCACGCCAGATGCCTCGCGTTCATGCTCGGCGACGGTGTCGTCCCGTCCAACGCCGGCGAGGGCTACCTGGCTCGGCTCGTGATCCGGAGGGCGCTTCGCCTGCTGGACGGTCTGGACGCCGAGCGTGAGTACCTGCTGGAGGTAGTCGAGAGGGTCCTCGAAGACCTTCGCGGCACGTACCCGGAGCTCGCGGAGCGTGAGGAGTACATCCAAGATGCCTTGGAGTGTGAGATCGACCGCTACACTCGGGCGTTGAAGCGCGGAAAGAAGGAGGTCAGGAAGCGCCTCGAGGAGAAGGGTGAACTGTCTTTCGAAGACCTCGTCGAGCTTTACGACTCCCATGGGATTCCACCCGAGGTGGCGCGCGAGATAGCCGAGGACGAGGGCGTCGAGGTCGAAGTACCGGACGACTTCTATTCACGTGTGGCCGAGCGACACGAGGGGCCCGAAGAGGTCGAGGAGGGCCTTGAAGAACTGGAGCGGATCGCGGTGGAAGAGGAACTGCCGGAGACGGAGCTCGCCTTCTACGACGACGAGAAGCGACTCGAGTTCAAGGCGGAGGTGATCGGTACTTACGAGGTGAACGGCGATGCCTGGGTCGTCTTGGACCGCACGTACTTCTACCCGGAGGGAGGCGGTCAGGAGGCAGATCGCGGTACGATGCGCTGGAAGGATGGGGAGGCCGAGGTTAAGGACGTCCAGAAGGTGCGTGGAGTGGTCTTCCACCGAATCGACGGGGACGTACCGCCCGAGGGTGCCGAGGTCGAGTGCGAGGTGGACGGCGAGCGCAGGATGCGCCTGACCAGAAACCACACGGCGACCCACGTGATCCTCGAGGCCGCCCGACGCGTCCTCGGCGATCACGTCTGGCAGGCCGGCGCCCATAAGTCCACGGACGAGGCGCGTCTCGACGTAACTCACCACCGGCGGATCTCCGACGAGGAGCTCCGGGAGATCGAGCGTCTTGCCAACGAGATCGTGATGAAGGATTTACCCGTCAACAAGCGGTTCATGGACCGGAACGAGGCGGAACGTCGGTACGGGTTCGAGCTGTACCAGGGCGGTGTGGTCCCGGGACGCGAGATCCGGGTGGTGGAGATCGAAGGATGGAACGTACAGGCGTGCGCGGGTACACACTGCGACAGTACCGGTGAGATCGGTCCGATAAAGATCGTGGGTCGGGAACGCATCCAGGACGGTGTGGAGAGGATCAGGTTCGCCGCCGGTGAGGCGGCCCTGGAACGCATTTGGGAGACCGAGGACCTGTTGCGCGAGACGTGCGAGGTACTCCGGGTGAACCCGGAGAACCTTCCCAAGACCGTGAAGAGGTTCTTCGAGGAGTGGAAGGAGCAGAGGAAGCGGATCGAGCGCTTGGAGAGGGAGCTGGTGGAGGCGAAACTACGTGCGGCGCCGGCGGAGGGTCGCCGGGTCGGCGATTTCACAGTCACACTCGTGGAGCTGGAGGACGTCGAGGTCGGCTCCGTGGCCGGTACTGTCGAAGAACTCGTCAAGGAGCACGAGAAC
- the ileS gene encoding isoleucine--tRNA ligase: MAEALGEELEREIQRRWEEMDLLSKVLEKNRDGPLFYFLDGPPYASGSIHLGTAWNKIIKDAVNRYKLMRGYRVRLQPGWDCHGLPIEVKVEQEVLSDEIECKKDIEEKVGVDKFVEKCKEFALKHVEIMTEQFKRLGVLMDWDNPYMTLDNEYIEGAWYTLKRAHERGLLDRDVRIVNWCPRCETALADHEVEYKEVEDPSIFVIFPIEDDSDAEVDLPENSALLIWTTTPWTLPANLAVAVHPEEEYVLARAEVDGEEWHLIVADKLKVVLSVVTDSYEIVDSFPGEALEGLRYRPPLWEEVPKLRELHEEDDRVHRVYTAEWVTMEEGTGCVHSAPGHGEEDFELGREVGLPPHCPVAEDGTFTEDGGKYEGLYVRDANEKIVEDLREKGLLAHEDTVEHRYGHCWRCKTPIIYRATEQWFLKVTEVKDEMLEWIERVEWIPEWAGHSRFKSWVENARDWCISRQRYWGIPLPVWECEECGHLEVIGSLSELEAKAVSLPPGEPDLHRPWVDEVVLKCPECGSYMRRVPDVLDVWVDSGVAAWASLGYPRREDEFERWFLKEGRCDPDDPEAGADFITEGHDQTRGWFYSQLGCGVVTFDTCPYRTVLMHGFTLDEEGRKMSKSLGNVVDPMDVVEKYGADTLRWYVLRSNAPWRDMHFSWQDVRDTHRALNVLWNAYRFTKMYSELDEFDPEEHPLEDLEEHLKPEDRWLLSRINSLVEEVTDAFERYHVHEAARALYRFVTEDLSRWYIRLVRERVWLEGDDPEKLAVYAVLHYTFDRLVRLLAPIVPHVAERIYLDYVRAGDDPESVHLTDWPEVDDRWVDEGLEKAMELVRKAAEAALSVRQRAGVKTRWPLRRLFVEVEDPKRLEDLKDVLARVANVKEVELGEEFPEKVPVAEPRPDKIGPEFRSLAGRVIEHVKDRAEEVARSILKDGEYRTELDGEDVVLTEEHVKVTEDLPEGWEAEEFEGGRVYVFVELDEELKSEAWAREVVRRVQEMRKELDLNLEERIRVWIETDEEIAEAVEEHSEYVRGETRADELHVNEGWPEEVDLEREWEVEDRTIRIAVVVSG; the protein is encoded by the coding sequence ATGGCCGAGGCTCTCGGCGAGGAACTGGAGCGCGAAATTCAGCGGAGATGGGAAGAGATGGACCTACTTTCGAAGGTCCTAGAGAAGAACCGCGACGGACCTCTCTTCTACTTCCTCGACGGTCCACCTTACGCGAGCGGCTCGATTCACCTCGGTACAGCCTGGAACAAGATCATCAAGGACGCCGTGAACCGGTACAAGCTGATGCGCGGATACCGGGTCCGACTGCAGCCCGGTTGGGACTGCCACGGTCTCCCGATCGAGGTGAAGGTCGAGCAGGAGGTCCTCTCGGACGAGATCGAGTGCAAGAAGGACATCGAGGAGAAGGTCGGCGTCGACAAGTTCGTGGAAAAGTGCAAGGAATTCGCCCTGAAGCACGTAGAGATCATGACGGAGCAGTTCAAGCGTCTGGGCGTCCTGATGGACTGGGACAACCCGTACATGACCCTGGACAACGAGTACATCGAGGGAGCCTGGTACACGCTCAAGCGCGCCCACGAGCGCGGTCTCCTCGACCGGGACGTGAGGATCGTCAACTGGTGCCCGCGGTGTGAGACCGCCCTGGCGGACCACGAGGTCGAGTACAAGGAGGTCGAGGACCCCTCGATCTTCGTGATCTTTCCGATCGAGGACGATTCCGACGCCGAGGTCGACTTACCCGAGAACTCAGCCCTGCTGATCTGGACGACCACCCCGTGGACGTTGCCCGCCAACCTAGCCGTCGCCGTGCACCCAGAGGAGGAGTACGTCCTCGCGCGCGCCGAGGTGGACGGCGAGGAGTGGCACCTGATCGTCGCTGACAAGCTCAAGGTCGTGCTGTCCGTCGTGACGGACTCGTACGAGATCGTGGACTCGTTTCCGGGAGAGGCGCTGGAGGGTCTCCGGTACCGCCCGCCGCTGTGGGAGGAGGTGCCCAAGCTGCGCGAGCTGCACGAGGAGGACGACCGTGTCCACCGCGTGTACACCGCCGAGTGGGTCACGATGGAGGAGGGTACCGGGTGCGTCCACTCGGCGCCCGGTCACGGTGAGGAGGACTTCGAGCTCGGCCGAGAGGTCGGCCTGCCTCCGCACTGCCCGGTGGCCGAGGACGGTACGTTCACAGAAGACGGCGGTAAGTACGAGGGACTCTATGTGCGCGACGCCAACGAGAAGATCGTCGAGGACCTACGTGAGAAGGGACTCCTCGCGCACGAGGACACCGTGGAGCACCGGTACGGTCACTGTTGGCGCTGTAAGACCCCGATCATCTACCGGGCTACCGAGCAGTGGTTCCTCAAAGTCACTGAGGTGAAGGACGAGATGCTCGAGTGGATAGAGCGGGTGGAGTGGATCCCGGAATGGGCGGGTCACTCCCGGTTCAAAAGCTGGGTCGAGAACGCCCGGGACTGGTGTATCTCGCGTCAGCGGTACTGGGGTATCCCGCTTCCGGTCTGGGAGTGCGAGGAGTGCGGTCATCTCGAGGTGATCGGCTCGCTGAGCGAGCTCGAGGCGAAGGCGGTCAGTCTCCCGCCCGGTGAACCCGACCTGCACAGGCCCTGGGTCGACGAGGTAGTCCTGAAGTGCCCGGAGTGCGGCTCCTACATGAGGCGCGTGCCGGACGTGCTCGACGTCTGGGTAGACTCGGGAGTCGCCGCGTGGGCCTCGCTCGGGTACCCACGTCGCGAGGACGAGTTCGAGCGGTGGTTCCTCAAGGAGGGACGCTGTGACCCCGACGATCCGGAGGCGGGCGCGGACTTCATCACCGAGGGTCACGACCAGACCCGCGGATGGTTCTACTCGCAGCTAGGTTGTGGCGTCGTCACCTTCGATACGTGCCCGTACAGGACCGTGCTCATGCACGGGTTCACGCTCGACGAGGAAGGTCGGAAGATGAGCAAGTCCCTGGGTAACGTCGTCGACCCGATGGACGTCGTTGAGAAGTACGGTGCCGATACCCTACGCTGGTACGTCCTGCGCTCCAACGCACCCTGGCGGGATATGCACTTCAGCTGGCAGGACGTGCGCGACACCCACCGGGCGCTCAACGTCCTGTGGAACGCGTACCGGTTCACGAAGATGTACTCGGAACTGGACGAGTTCGACCCCGAGGAACACCCGCTGGAGGATCTGGAGGAGCACCTCAAGCCAGAGGATCGGTGGCTGCTCTCCCGGATCAACTCGCTGGTGGAGGAGGTCACCGACGCGTTCGAGCGGTACCACGTCCATGAGGCGGCCCGCGCGCTGTACCGCTTCGTCACGGAGGACCTCAGCCGGTGGTACATCCGGCTGGTCAGGGAGCGCGTATGGCTGGAGGGTGACGATCCCGAGAAACTCGCGGTCTACGCGGTGCTGCACTACACGTTCGATCGGCTGGTCAGACTTCTGGCGCCGATCGTGCCACACGTCGCCGAGCGGATATACCTGGATTACGTCCGCGCGGGCGACGATCCAGAGAGCGTTCACCTCACGGACTGGCCCGAAGTAGACGACCGATGGGTCGACGAGGGACTGGAAAAGGCCATGGAGCTCGTCCGGAAGGCCGCGGAGGCCGCCCTCTCGGTCCGGCAGCGTGCCGGGGTCAAGACACGCTGGCCACTACGTCGCCTGTTCGTGGAGGTCGAGGATCCGAAGCGGCTAGAGGACCTCAAGGACGTGCTGGCCCGCGTCGCGAACGTCAAGGAGGTCGAGCTCGGGGAGGAGTTCCCGGAGAAGGTACCCGTGGCCGAGCCGAGGCCCGATAAGATCGGTCCCGAGTTCCGATCGCTGGCGGGCCGCGTGATCGAGCACGTCAAGGACCGCGCGGAGGAGGTGGCGCGGTCGATCCTGAAGGACGGGGAGTACAGGACCGAGCTGGACGGCGAGGATGTCGTCCTGACGGAGGAGCACGTTAAGGTGACCGAGGACCTGCCCGAGGGCTGGGAGGCCGAGGAGTTCGAGGGCGGCCGGGTGTACGTCTTCGTCGAGCTGGACGAGGAGTTGAAGTCCGAGGCGTGGGCCAGGGAGGTCGTTCGTCGCGTCCAGGAGATGAGGAAAGAGCTGGACTTGAACCTGGAGGAGAGGATCAGGGTGTGGATCGAAACGGACGAAGAGATCGCGGAGGCCGTGGAAGAGCACTCGGAATACGTACGTGGTGAGACGCGGGCGGACGAGCTCCACGTGAACGAGGGTTGGCCCGAAGAAGTCGATCTGGAGCGCGAGTGGGAGGTGGAGGACAGGACGATCCGCATCGCCGTGGTCGTTTCGGGGTGA